One genomic segment of Apostichopus japonicus isolate 1M-3 chromosome 23, ASM3797524v1, whole genome shotgun sequence includes these proteins:
- the LOC139965051 gene encoding uncharacterized protein, which translates to MFPLALLLGLNYCVSCVYSACPSGYTRQFECSCYKVETSYTRTFNSAETECSSDSGHLVYINSEDENEAIAQWYSKFGVTMWIGLSGTSSGSLEWGDGTPATFISMDDNYPPVNSMSGCYRVVPPGYNVAQDTWHDDDCTEYNGYICEYEDPDPICASELLANKNDLLARGCPVGFDVIFDGSCYDIRPTTWTTRYESNALCEAKSSHLVYINNVQEKDFLAGIYNRNFVYWIGANGLEYESKTWDDGTMIDFDFFGEVSYTWNDDSGCYRIIPNSDGVAADDEWHDWGCSVECGFICEYELETTTTKETTTKAETTTQAEPTTQAETTTKKEPTTQAETTTKKEPTTQAETTTKKEPTTQAETTTKKEPTTQAETTTKKEPTTQAEPTTQAETTTKQEPTTQEDPTTQVETTTQVSTSTMELPELHTTTRTGLDLGVFFGVPASGIFIPSNSVLMSRSTVTTIGRCGLQCHPLSCHGFMYNEEEKVCELAMAVPPMEYKGRMYSKLMRCTRIISNVICT; encoded by the exons ATGTTTCCTCTAGCACTTCTACTAGGGTTGAATTACTGCGTTTCCTGTGTTTATTCtg CTTGTCCAAGTGGTTACACCCGTCAATTTGAGTGTTCCTGTTATAAAGTAGAAACTTCTTATACGAGGACATTTAATTCAGCGGAAACAGAGTGTAGTTCAGATTCAGGCCATTTGGTCTATATCAATAGCGAAGACGAAAATGAAGCCATTGCGCAATGGTACTCTAAATTTGGTGTTACCATGTGGATTGGTTTATCTGGTACCAGCTCTGGTTCATTAGAATGGGGTGATGGAACGCCCGCTACCTTTATCAGTATGGATGACAACTATCCACCAGTCAACAGTATGAGTGGTTGCTATCGTGTAGTGCCACCTGGGTATAATGTTGCACAAGACACATGGCATGATGACGACTGTACTGAATATAATGGATATATTTGTGAATATGAAG atccCGACCCGATCTGTGCTTCAGAATTACTCGCAAacaaaaatgatctccttgcaCGTG GTTGTCCAGTCGGTTTTGACGTCATATTCGATGGTTCGTGTTATGACATCAGACCGACAACTTGGACTACACGGTACGAATCAAATGCCCTCTGTGAAGCTAAATCCAGCCACCTCGTGTACATAAACAACGTTCAGGAAAAAGACTTCTTAGCTGGCATTTACAATCGGAATTTTGTTTACTGGATTGGCGCAAACGGACTAGAATACGAATCAAAGACCTGGGATGATGGCACGATGATAGATTTTGACTTTTTCGGAGAGGTTTCTTATACTTGGAATGACGATTCTGGATGTTATCGGATAATTCCTAATTCAGATGGGGTCGCAGCTGATGACGAGTGGCATGATTGGGGATGTAGCGTTGAATGTGGTTTCATATGTGAATACGAACTAG AAACTACGACcacaaaagaaacaacaacCAAAGCAGAAACTACGACCCAAGCAGAACCCACTACCCAAGCAGAAACTACAACCAAAAAAGAACCCACGACCCAAGCAGAAACTACAACCAAAAAAGAACCCACGACCCAAGCAGAAACTACAACCAAAAAAGAACCCACGACCCAAGCAGAAACTACAACCAAAAAAGAACCCACGACCCAAGCAGAAACTACAACCAAAAAAGAACCCACTACCCAAGCAGAACCTACAACCCAAGCAGAAACTACAACCAAACAAGAACCCACAACCCAAGAAGATCCCACAACCCAAGTAGAAACTACGACCCAAGTTAGTACTTCAACCATGGAGTTACCAGAACTCCACACTACAACACGGACAG GACTTGACCTTGGAGTATTTTTCGGAGTGCCTGCTTCTGGTATCTTTATCCCTAGCAACAGTGTTCTTATGTCACGTAGTACAGTGACTACAATTGGTCGATGTGGGTTACAATGTCATCCATTGTCGTGCCATGGATTCATGTACAATGAAGAAGAGAAGGTCTGTGAACTCGCCATGGCGGTACCTCCAATGGAATATAAAGGAAGAATGTATTCAAAATTGATGAGGTGTACAAGAATAATAAGTAATGTGATATGTACTTAA